In uncultured Fusobacterium sp., the genomic stretch CTAGCATTAAAACTTCTTTCCATCCATATCCTGCTAATGTTCCTATTATAGCTCCTAAAATCAATCCCATTATTGCTGGATCCCCAAATATAGCCATTAAAGAATTAGCATTTTTATTCTCATTAGAATTCATTCTAATATCAATTTTATTAATTACTGGTATCATATCAATTAACTTATTTATACCATATCCTATTGGTAACCAGTTAACAGTCTCCATATGGGCAAATGTAACTCCTTCCATTCCAAAATATTTACTAATTATAGGAGCTGCCCAATCTGCTAATTTTATTATAATTATAATTGAAATAGTTGTTGCAATTAGAGCTAAAACCATTGAATGTGTTGTATAATAAACTAAAGCTCCTGTAAATATAAAATGCCAAAAATTCCATAAGTCAACATTCATAACATTTGTCCAATTCATTGTTAACATTATAATATTTATAACAATAGCTAAAATAAAAACCCATATTACTAGAGGTGTTGCAAATGAAATAGCAGACTCTACTGGCCATCCAACATCCATAGTTGTTAAATTAAGATTAAATCTCTCTGACATTTTTTGAGTTGCTGTTCCTAAGTTTCCAACTAACATTCCAATAACTAAGTTAACTCCAACAAATCCAATTCCTATTGTTAATCCAGATTTAAATGCATCTTTTACTCTTAATCTAAAAAATAATCCTACTAAAAATATTATAATAGGTAATACTACTACCGCTCCCATATCCAATAAAGCTTTTATTATTCCCATTTTATTCATCTCCTATTTTAAACTATTTATTATTTCATCCAATGCTTTAGTTAACCCTACTCCTGTTAAAAAAGGAACTCCTGAAAAAACAGGACAATCAAAGCTCAAACCTTGTGGTAATACAACAGTATGAATTACAAAATCTGGTTTTTGAGCTTTTGCTAAATTTTCTAATTCGCCTATTTTACATTGAAGAATTTCTATTTTTAATCCTCTGTCTTCAAATCCTTTTTCTATTTTTTTTCTTGCCATTGTTGAAGTTGCAACTCCACTTCCACAAGCTATTATTGCTTTATATTTATTTCCTTTTTTTTCACTTGTAATTTCTTGATTATTTACTTCCTCTTTTTTTATTTCTTTATTTTCTTCATTATTTCCTTTAAATAACTTACTGAATAATCCCATTTTTCCCTCCAAAATTATAATAAAAACTCTAATATCTCTTGATTTGTCATTTTTTCAAATTTTTCTAAAACTTTTTCATATTCTTCAAATAAGTTCATTAAAACAACTAAAATATCATTCTTATTTTCTTTTGTTAATGCCATAACAAAGAAAATATGACATTCTATATTTTTATTCAAATCCTCAATACTTTTAAAAGTAATTGGATTTTTGCTTATTACTATTGCTATTTTATCTTTTATTACATATTCATCATCTGAATGTGATATTGCAGTTTTAGTTCCACCTTCTAAAACTAAACCAGTTGGAAAAGTTTCTTCTCTCTTTTTTATTGCTTCAATAAAACCTTTTTTTACTATTCCATCTTCATAAAAAACCTTTCCAATTTTTTCTAATACTTCATCTCTTGTTAATTTTTCATCTATTCTAAAAATATACTTATCTTCAAACATAATTTCCACTCTCAATTTTATAATTTACAATATGATCCAAACTTTTCAATATGTTTATCTATTTCTTCTTTTGACAAAATTACTGGTTCTCCTATTGCTTTTGCTTTAACATATAACTCAGCACAAAATTCTACATATTCTGTAATAGCAAAAGCATTTTCTATATCTTCAGCTCCTACATTTACTCCATGATTTGCTAATAGACATGCTTTAGCTCCTCTTATAGCTTCTGTAGCATTTTTAGCTAATTCTGGAGTTCCAAATGTTGCATATTCTGCACATTTCACTTCATTTGTTCCTGTAATTGCTAACATATAATCAACTGCTTTTAATGATTCTCTTAAACAAGCAATTGTTGTACAATACATTGCATGAGTATGAATAAATGCACTAAAATCTTCTCTATTTCTATATGCACTTAAATGCATTTCTGTTTCTGATGATGGTTTATAATCTGGATTTCCATCTACTACTTTTCCATTTAAATCAACAACCATAATATCATATGGAGTTAAAATATTATATGGTACACTACTTGGAGAAATTGCCACTAAATTTTTTTCTCTATTGTAAATAGAAATATTTCCTCCTGTTCCTTTAGTTAATCCCTTTTCAATTAATAAATTTAAATATTTTACTACTTTTTCTCTTTCAGTTTGTAAAATCATTTTTATACCCCCTTAATTTATATTGTTTAAACTTTTTTTAATTTCATTTATTATTTCTATATCTGATAAACAATTTTCTAATTTTATTTTAAAATTTTCCTCTTCTAAAATCTCTTTTAATTCTAATAATCCTTTTATATGCTCTTCAGAATTTATTGTACATAGAGCAAAAATATGTTTAATTGGCAAACCTCCAGGAAATTCAATTTCTTTCTCTAATTGAATATAAGCTACTCCTGTTTTCAAAACATTTTTTTGCATTTCTCCATGAGGTAATAAGACCTTATTATCAATTATCATATATGTTCCTAATTCAAGAATTTTATCTTTCATCTCTTGAATATATTTTGAATTTATATACTGATTTTTTAACAATATATTTCCAGCTTCTTCTATAGCTTCTTGCCAAGAATTAACTCTTACTTGTAATTTTATATTTTTTTCTGGTAATAGTTCTAATAATGTTTTTGAAACTATTAGATTTTTTTTATTATTTGATGTATAACTTAAAATTTTTCTTTTCAATAAATCTTCATCTTTAATAATTGCACATTCTTTTATAATATTTATAATTTCATTTACTTCAATATTAACTTTCTTATTCTTTATTCCATAACTTAATAAGTTTAAAATATCTTCTTGCTTCAAAAATGTATTTACTTTTATAATAGGAATTTCTATATTTTTTTCTTGAATTTCTATTGTTGATATTATATAGTCTAATTTCTCTATTTTTATACTTTTTAAATTATTTAATGGAATAACTTCTTTTATCTCAATATCAAATAAATCTTCAATCTCTTGTTTTAATAAATTAGAAGTTCCATAACCTAAACCACAAACTATAATAGCTTGTTTATGATTCTGAATTTTTTCTTCCATTCTTTTTATTGCAATAATAAAATGTACAGTTAAAAATGCTATTTCATTTTCTGAAAATTTTTTACCTATATAATTTTCAATTTCTTCAACTAACTTTTTTATTTTATAAAAATAATTAGGATATTCTTCTTTTATTTCATTAGCTATTGATTCTTGTAGCTCTAAATTATTTTTTAATCTATATATCGTTGGAACAATATGATTTATTAATCCCTCTCTTAAAACTTTATCTTCTAATAAATTTCTATTAATTTCTCTACTCATACTAAAAATTAAATTATCTATAAATTTTTCAATTAAAATCCAATTTTCATAAAAAGAATATTTAAAATTATATGTATGAGCTCCCAATATAAATTCTGTCAATTTTAATATCTCATCTTCTGTAATTTTTATATTCTTATCTTCTAATATTTTTATATTTTCTTTTATGACTTTGTAATCCTCTGTAGATCTCATAAATTGTGAATTTTTACAATTATTTAGTTTTAAATCTTCATATATTCTTTTTAAAGATATTAATATATAAATAAATATTATTTGAAAAGCTTCATCAGAAATACTTTTTTTTAAATCTATTTTTATTTTTTCAAAAAATTTTGCTACTCGTTCTATTAATTCATTTGAAATAAATTCTTCTATTACCTTTTTTTTTAAAAAATTTAAATTTTTTTCTAATGTAATTTTTTCTGACTTTATAACATAACAATTTCTCAATTTATCTAAAAGAAATTTTCTTATTTCTATTTCTTCTCCAGTTATTATTAACCCTCTATTTGCTTTAGAAATAATTTCTAATTTTTTTTCATCAAATTTTTCTCTTATTAT encodes the following:
- a CDS encoding PTS transporter subunit IIC, with the protein product MGIIKALLDMGAVVVLPIIIFLVGLFFRLRVKDAFKSGLTIGIGFVGVNLVIGMLVGNLGTATQKMSERFNLNLTTMDVGWPVESAISFATPLVIWVFILAIVINIIMLTMNWTNVMNVDLWNFWHFIFTGALVYYTTHSMVLALIATTISIIIIIKLADWAAPIISKYFGMEGVTFAHMETVNWLPIGYGINKLIDMIPVINKIDIRMNSNENKNANSLMAIFGDPAIMGLILGAIIGTLAGYGWKEVLMLAMNLAAVMFLMPRMVKILMEGLVPISDGAQEFMNARFPGRKVYIGLDGAIAIGDPGIMSVGVIMVPISLLLAVILPGNTMLPFADLGIVPILLTWAIIPAKGNLFRALVSSIIVMSLILLIGSAMAPLLTTIAKEVGFAIPAGVGSVSSLDGGSHVLSYILWKIFSIFN
- a CDS encoding PTS sugar transporter subunit IIB, producing MGLFSKLFKGNNEENKEIKKEEVNNQEITSEKKGNKYKAIIACGSGVATSTMARKKIEKGFEDRGLKIEILQCKIGELENLAKAQKPDFVIHTVVLPQGLSFDCPVFSGVPFLTGVGLTKALDEIINSLK
- a CDS encoding PTS sugar transporter subunit IIA, whose product is MFEDKYIFRIDEKLTRDEVLEKIGKVFYEDGIVKKGFIEAIKKREETFPTGLVLEGGTKTAISHSDDEYVIKDKIAIVISKNPITFKSIEDLNKNIECHIFFVMALTKENKNDILVVLMNLFEEYEKVLEKFEKMTNQEILEFLL
- a CDS encoding L-fuculose-phosphate aldolase is translated as MILQTEREKVVKYLNLLIEKGLTKGTGGNISIYNREKNLVAISPSSVPYNILTPYDIMVVDLNGKVVDGNPDYKPSSETEMHLSAYRNREDFSAFIHTHAMYCTTIACLRESLKAVDYMLAITGTNEVKCAEYATFGTPELAKNATEAIRGAKACLLANHGVNVGAEDIENAFAITEYVEFCAELYVKAKAIGEPVILSKEEIDKHIEKFGSYCKL
- a CDS encoding PTS sugar transporter subunit IIA, with product MYYDNLTINLLKHIGKNIKDIAKELNISERTIRYRIKDLNENLSLQNNSVYVEKKILKYKGDIFFLNNFLEKEEYIFNLEERVEIIILLLLFNSEGCKAEKILEILNISRSTLKNDLKIIREKFDEKKLEIISKANRGLIITGEEIEIRKFLLDKLRNCYVIKSEKITLEKNLNFLKKKVIEEFISNELIERVAKFFEKIKIDLKKSISDEAFQIIFIYILISLKRIYEDLKLNNCKNSQFMRSTEDYKVIKENIKILEDKNIKITEDEILKLTEFILGAHTYNFKYSFYENWILIEKFIDNLIFSMSREINRNLLEDKVLREGLINHIVPTIYRLKNNLELQESIANEIKEEYPNYFYKIKKLVEEIENYIGKKFSENEIAFLTVHFIIAIKRMEEKIQNHKQAIIVCGLGYGTSNLLKQEIEDLFDIEIKEVIPLNNLKSIKIEKLDYIISTIEIQEKNIEIPIIKVNTFLKQEDILNLLSYGIKNKKVNIEVNEIINIIKECAIIKDEDLLKRKILSYTSNNKKNLIVSKTLLELLPEKNIKLQVRVNSWQEAIEEAGNILLKNQYINSKYIQEMKDKILELGTYMIIDNKVLLPHGEMQKNVLKTGVAYIQLEKEIEFPGGLPIKHIFALCTINSEEHIKGLLELKEILEEENFKIKLENCLSDIEIINEIKKSLNNIN